One Gemmatimonadaceae bacterium genomic window, CTGCTCGCGCGCGCGGTGGCCCGAGGGCGAGAGATGGCCGTCCGACTCGCTTTAGGCTCCGGTCGCGCGCGGCTCGTAAGGCAGCTCTTGACGGAAAGCCTGATCCTGGGACTCCTTGGCGCGGCGGGCGGTCTTCTCGTCGCCTCGTGGGGAAGTCGGCTGCTCGTGACGCTGGCGGCTGACGGCGGTACCATCCCGCTAGACCTCTCGGCCGATCTTCCGGTGCTCGGCTTCACGCTGCTGTTGTCGCTGGCGGCTGTCGCCTTTTTTGGGCTCGCTCCGGCGCTCCGAGCATCGCGCATCGACCTCGCGACAACGATGCGGGCGCAGTCTCGCGCGCTCGGCGCCGGCTTCGGCACCGCGACGGGGCGGCGCATGCCAATAGCGAAGTTGCTCATCGTCGGCCAGGTGGCATTGTCGGTCGTCCTGCTCACTGGGGCGGCGCTTCTCGTGCGGAGCCTGCGCGCGCTCGAAAATCAGCCGATGGGGCTCGATCGTGAGCATTTGCTTATTGTCGACATTCCCGTCGGCGAGCGCGGATATGTCGGGGCGCGGCGCGGCGCCCTGGTCATGGATCTCGCCTCGCGGTTCGGGAGCATTCCTGGCGTGGAGGGCGTGAGCTACTCGGAGAATGGCATCTTCAGCGGTACCGAGTCTGAATCTGACGTATCCGTCGAAGGCTTCACGGCGCGCTCGGCGCAGGACTCCGCGTCGAATTACGACCAGGTCGGTCCCCGATATGCGGCAGCGATCGGTGCGCGAGTTCTCCAGGGCCGCGACATGGCGGCTCAGGATGGCGAGCATGGACGCGTCGCACTCGTAAACGAGTCGTTCGCGCGCTTCTATTTCCGGGACCGGGCCGCCCTCGGCAAGTTTTTCAGAGCCGACACGGTGCCGATCCAGATCGTCGGCGTGATCAACGACGTGCGAGATCACACCGACAATCTGCGGACCCCGCCAGCGCGCCGCTTTTATCTCCCGTACCTGCATCCCCAAGACGAGCCGATTGCGGCGCGGTTCGAGATTCGCACGCGCGGCGAGCCGGCACGCATCGGGCCGGAGGTGCGTCGCATCGTGAGTGCTGCCGACGCACATCTATCGATCGACATCGATCCACTCACGGTGCTGGTCCGGTCGACGGTGCGCGAGGAGCGCTTGCTGGCTCGTCTCGCGCTCGGCTTTGGGCTCGGCGCGCTGCTGCTCGCGGCGATCGGGTTGTATGGCGTGATGACGTACTCCGTGACCCGACGAACGGCCGAAATAGGGCTCCGGGTCGCGCTGGGCGCGCAGCGCGAGGCTGTGATCGGCCTCGTCGTCGGCGACGCGCTGCGAGTCGTCCTGATTGGTTTTGTTGTCGGACTGCCGGTCGCGTTAGGCGCGCTGCGGTTGCTCGGCGCGGAGCTCCACGGCGTCGAGGCGACCGATCCGTTGTCAATCGCGACGGCGTTGTCGGTGCTGCTCGTAAGCGCCGTCGTGGCGGTGTTGCTTCCCGCGTTCCGCGCATCGAGAGTCTCGCCCATCGTTGCGCTCCGGGAGGAGTGACGGAACTGGCGAGTGACTCGTGGCGCGGGGCGGTCCCTCGCCACTCCCGCCACTCGCCACTTGCGCAACACCGTCGCTGCCGCAGATTCGTCGCGTCCCGGTATACCACGTTGACGTTCGTTTCCAGACGCGAGCCATGATCCCGCGACGTCTTCTGCTCCTCGGCCTCATTGCACCGAGCCTTCTCAGTGCGCAGCAAGCTCCCGCTCGCGACCAATGGAGCTCAGTCCGCGACACGATCCATGCGCTCATGACGCGCGCGAACGTGCCTTCCGTCGCCGTCGCCGTCGCGCGTGGGCACAAGATCATCTGGGAGGAAGGATTCGGCTGGGCCGATCGCGAGCGAATGATTCGCGCGACGCCGAACACCATGTATTCGCTCGCGTCGATCTCGAAGCCGATGACAGCGACCGGGCTGTTGACGCTCGTCGAGCGCGGCAAGATCGATCTCGACAAGCCCGCGAACGACTATCTCGGCGTCGGCAAGCTCACCGGACTCGCCGGCGACGCGAGCGGCGCAACCGTGCGGCGCGTCATGAGTCACACCGCCGGACTTCCGCTGCACTACCAGTTCTACTACGCAAACCAGACGTATCCGGTCGTCTCCAATGACGAGACGATCGCACGCTATGGGATTCTCGTGAATCCCCCCGGCGAGGTGTATGAATACTCGAATCTCGGCTACGGAATCGTCGACCAGATCATCTCACGCAGCTCGGGTCAAGACTACGCCGACTTCATGCGCGTGAACGTGTTCGTGCCTCTCGGACTGACCCACACGAGCGTCGGGATTGCGCCGGGTCTCGAGGCGTACGCCGCCCAGCGCTACGATTTCAAGCAGAGGGCGATTCCCTTCTACGACTTCGATCACCGCGGCGCGTCGGCGATTTTCTCCAGCGCGCACGATCTCGTTCGCTTCGGGATGTTCCATCTGAAGGATCATCTCGCCGACCAGCGCGCGATCCTCAAGGACTCGACGCTCACGGCAATGGAGCAACCCGTCGCGCCGGCGAACTACGGCCTGGGGTGGATCATCGACGAACGCGGTGGACTAAAGGTCGTGTCTCACACCGGCGGCATGCCAGGAGTACAGACGGGCCTCACGCTCTATCCCGCCGAGGACGTGGCAATCGTCGTGCTGATCAACGCCGTCGCCGACGCGCCAAAGGTCACGCGCGAGATCGAGCGCATCGTACTCCCGAAGTACGCCGAGGCAGCGCGATTGGCGCAGACGCCGCCACCGGCGAAGGTGGCGTTCCAGCCACCTAACGAACTTGTCGGCGAGTGGTCCGGAACGATTCGGACGTGGGATCGCTCGATTCCGCTCACGGTCGCGATCAGACCAGACGGCGACGTGCACGTGCACGTCGAGGGTCAGCTCGAGGCGCTGCTGAACGATGCCAAGTGGGAGAAGAACGAGCTCACGGGTCGCTTCGCCGGCACGATCCCGACGAGCGACGCGAGCCGATGGCCGCACGAGATCGTACTGAGTCTGCGCCTGCGCAACGGAGCGTTGAGCGGCATGGCAGCTGCCGTGACGACGACGGATCCGGTGTATTTCGCGCTCACCTCGTATGCATCGCTGACGAAGAAGGTGGCGGCGAAGTGAATGGCTACCCGCGAATCGCGGCTGTCCTCTCGACCCTCGTCGCGCGTTATCCCCTCGAGCCGTACCCTCGCGCCATGGCAACGGCCGCGAACACCATCGCGATGACCAGCGCCGCCTCGATGTAGCTGACGCGTGCGATCCGGCGCGCCGCGGCGGGGTTGGGATTCCACGCCGACGTCCCGCGGCCGGCGATCTGACGCCAGCGAATCAGCGTGATCATCGGCCCGGCCTCGAGCAGGAGGATGATGACAAGAAACGTCATCTTCGTGAAGAAGGCGTCGTTGTGGATGTAGTAACTCGTCGCCTTCTCGGTGCCGGCGAGGAGTCGCCAGAGTCCCGTGACAATCCAGAGCACCGCGGCGGTGCCCCACCAGGTGTCGGCGCGAAAGGCGCGCACCATCGCCGCACGATCGAGCGGCCGGCTCAGCGCATTGCCGCGAGCCCAGACGGCACCCAAGCCAATGCCGAGTGCGATGAGATGGAGTGCTGCTAGAAGGAGGCGCAGCATGCGCGTAAAGCTGGAGCCGCAAGGCACGAGGTGCCAGGGGCAACACCGAGTGGGTGTAGCCGTCGCCCCGGTTGCGACTCGCCTAACGGTGATGCTCATCACGGCTCATGAATCCGAGGATGGCGCAGGGCTTGGCGGCCACGAGAAACCGAGGTCGGACAGCAGAAATCAAGCGTCCCCCTGGCGGTCGCGGCGAAATTCCAGGAAAATCCCGGACGAACACCAAAGGGAACATGAACATGTCGCGGTCCGTGCTCGTCTTTGCCATTTGCTTTGCGGCGTTGCTCTCGAGGGCTGTTGCCGCGCAAGCACCAGTCGATTCGGCGCTCGTTACGTACATCGCCTCGATCCGGGCGATCGACAACCACGCGCATCCGATGCGGCCCGTGCAACCGGGGGAGCCGGCCGACAGCGAATTCGACGCCCTTCCGCTGGACGGCATTCCGCCCTTCCCGCTGCCGTGGCGCTTGCGCCTCGAGAATCCGGAGTGGCGCGCCGCCGAGTCGTCGCTGTTCGATATTCCGAACACCGGCTCGGACGAGTCGTTTCGGTCGACGCTCCATTCGCGCCGCGCTGAGGAGCTTCGCGCGCGAGGCGAGAACTATCCGTCGTGGGTGCTGGACCGCGCGGGCATCGACGTCATGCTCGCCAATCGCGTTGCAGTCGGACCGGGCCTAACGCCGCCGCGCTTTCGTTGGGTCGCCTTCGACGATGCACTCATGCTGCCGCTGGACCCGCGGGGTGAGGCCGCACGCACGCCGGATACGCGCACTCTCTATCCGAAAGAGCAAACCTTGCTGAGGCGATATCTCCGCGGGCTGCATCTCACGAAGCTGCCGGCGACTCTCGACACCTACGTCGCCAACGTGCTTCGTCCCACGATCGTGCGGCAACATCGCGAGGGCGCCATCGCCGTGAAATTCGAAGCGGCATACTTGCGCCCGCTCGACTTCGGAGACGCAAACGTCGCCGATGCACGCCGCATCTACGCACGCTACATCTCCGCTGGCGTGCCGACGCACGCGGAGTACAAGACGCTCCAGGACTATCTTTTCAAGGAGATCGCACGTGAAGCGGGACGGCAAGGCATGCCCGTGCACATCCACACGCTCGACACCTTTGGCGGGTTCTACAGCGCGCGCGGAAGCGCGCCGCACCAGCTCGAACCAACATTCAACGATTCCACCCTGCGCGGCACGTCGTTCGTCATGATCCACGGTGGATGGCCGTTGTACGCACAGACGCAGTCCATGCTGTCGAAGCCTAACGTGTACGCCGACATTTCGATGATGGTTCTCGTCGCCGAACCCCGCGAGCTTGCGAATACGTTGCGCTCATGGTTGACGGCGTGGCCGGAGAAGGTGCTCTTTGGAACGGACGCGTTCGACGGCGGCCCGGATCAGGGCTGGGAAGAGGGCGTGTGGCTAGGCGCGTCCACGGCGCGGCGTGCGCTGGCGATGGCGCTCACCGGGATGATGCGCGACGGAGAGATCGATCGCCCTCGCGCCGAAGCACTCGCGCGCATGGTACTGCGTGAGAATGCAGCGAAGTTATATGGTACGTCCCTCGCGAGCCGCTGAGGTCATGACTCGCATCTTTCTGCTGTCCCCAGCGCGGTGTGATGGCGAGCGCGCGAAGCTGATTCTCAGTCCAACCGCCGAGTTCCCGCTGGCGCGTGCGCTGCGCGAGCCGCCGGGCGTGGAGATCGGCGAGGTGTTCAGCTTCCTGAGTGGTCTCTACTTTCGGGGGAAGCTCGCCTACGCGCGCGCGTTCGGCGCCGAGCTGCTGGTGATCACGACTGAGCGCGGTCTCGTGCCGCCGACGCAGCGCGTCACGCGCAACGATCTCTGCTCCTTCGCGGAGGTCGATATCGGCACGGCCAGCGAGCGGTATCTCGCGCCGCTGTGGCGCGACGTCGAGCTCGTCGCGAAGCGCACCGAGGAGGTCGTGCTCCTCGGCAGCATCGCCACGGGGAAGTACGCCGACACGCTCGTTGCGGCACTTGGCGAGCGGCTGGTGTTTCCCCGCGAGTTCGTCGGACGCGGCGACATGAGCCGCGGCGGGCTTCTGCTGCGTCAGGTTCGCGAGGGGCGCGAGCTCGAGTACATCCCGGTGGCCGGAGCCGTTAGGCACGGCACTCGTCCGCCAAAGCTTGCGCCTTTGCGGTGAGCAGCAAAGTGACGATTCGCGTTGACCTTCCACTGTTCAACCCAGCCACCAACCAGGCCCGATGCGAAGCCCGCGTGCTGCTCTGTTGCTCTTCCCGCTCTTCCTGACGTCGCCAAGCGCCTTGCGCGGGCAAATGCCGCAGGGCGCGGCCGCCGTCGCCGACACGTCGCCTTTTCGCGCGCTCACACTTCCGAGCCCTAACGAGTACCGAAGCGGATCGGGGCGCCCGGGGCCGCGCTACTGGCAGCAGCGCGTCGACTACCGCATCACAGCAACGCTGGACCCGGCGAGGAACGAGGTACGCGGAAGCGAGACGATTCACTATACGAACAACAGCCCCGACGCCCTGCCGTATATCTGGGTGTACCTCGAGCAGAATATCTGCGCACCGAACAGCATTACCAATCTCCTCAACCAGCCGCCGCTCGTTTTCCTCGGCTCCTCCTTCGATTTTTCCTGCCAGGGGTTCAACGGCGGGCTCATGCTCGATTCGGGAAGCGCGCGCGGTGCCGTGTTCGGCACGACGATGCGCATCGACCTGGCCACGCGACTCGCCGCGGGCGCGTCGACGGACCTCCGGTTCGCCTGGCATTTCGGCGTGCCCGCGCAGGGTGGAGGACGCATGGGACACGACGGCCCGCTGTATGAGATCGCTCAATGGTATCCGCGCGTCGCCGTCTACGACGACGTGAGAGGGTGGAACCACGAGCCCTACATCGGCGCGGGCGAGTTCTACCTCGAGTATGGCCGTTTCGACGTCGCGCTCACGTTGCCCGCGTCGTACATCGTTGCCGCGACGGGACGGCTCGCCAATCCGGAGCAGGTGCTGACCAGCACGCAGCGCTCGCGCCTAACGAGTGCGCGGCGATCGAAGAAGCCGGTCGCGATCATCACCAGGGAAGAAGCGGGCCGCGCCGATCGCACGCGTCCGACGACCCAGGGCTCGCTGACCTGGCATTTCACCGCCGACAGCGTGCGCGACTTTGCCTTCGCGGCGGGTCCCGACTTTCGCTGGGATGCGACAAGCTACGATGGCATCCTCATCGAGACGTTGTACCGGCCGACGGCGGACAAATGGGAAGAGGCGATCCGCATGGCGCACGACGCGATCAAGTACTTCAGCGATCAATGGTATCGCTATCCATATTCGCATGCGACGACGGTCGAGGGCCCGATCGAAGGAATGGAGTACCCGATGCTGACGTTCGTGCCGAATAGTCCCACGCGCGAGGATCAGCAGTGGGCGCTCTCGCACGAGTTCGGGCACGAGTGGTTCCCGATGATCGTTGGCTCGAACGAGCGGCTCTATCCGTGGATGGACGAAGGCTTCAACACGTTCATCGATCTCGCGGGCGCGGCGAAATACTTCGCGGGCACACCCTACGGTGACTCCATCGAGGTCCATCCCCTGCACCTCTACGGCGATCACGCCCAGCCAGGTAATGAGCAACCGTTGATCGAGAAGCCAGTCGAGGTTCGCGATCTCTTCTGGGGTGGCTACCAGAAACCGGCGCTCATGATGCAATTGCTTCGTTACGAGGTACTGGGCAAAGACCGGTTCGACGCGGCATTTCGCGAATACATTCGCACCTGGGCATTCAAGCATCCGACGCCCACCGATTTCTTCCACCTCATGCGTGACGAATCGGGGATGGAGCTCGATTGGTTCTGGCGAGACTGGATCTTCACGACGTCGCGTCTCGACCAGGGAGTTGACTCGGTCAGCAACGGCGTGATTCATCTGGCGAATCGCGGCACGATGGTCATGCCGGCTGAGCTCGCGATCACCTTCGCCGACGGTACACGCTCTACCGTTAGGCTTCCGGTCGAGATGTGGAATCTGGGATCGCGCTTCGACTATCGGGTGCCGGAGCGCAAACCGGTGCGGCGCGTCGAGGTCGATCCGCGGCACGCGCTCCCTGACGTCGATCGCAGCAATAACGTCTGGCCGAGGAGCTAGGAGCCGTCCTACCCTCAGTAGACAGCGAGATCAACGCCGGCGACCACATTCCCATTGAACCTCGACCGCACCTCCGCGACGATCTCGTCAGCCGTCTCACCGAAGAACAAGAGATGGCTGAGTACGAGGAGCTTCGGTCGCGCACGCGTCGCGACGTCGCCTAGCTCGGTGCCGGAAGTATGGAACGTCGAGTGGTAGCGCTGAGCGTCCGCGGGCAAGCCGTCGAAGCCCTTCTTCGAGTAGACCTCGTGCACGAGCACATCGCACCCGTTACACGCGTCGACAATCGAATCGCTCGGCCGGGTATCGCCCGACACGACGATGCTCCGCCCGGCGGCGTCGAAGCGATAGCCGAACGCGTTTTTCCAGCTGCCATGTGACACGCGAAACGCTTTCACGGTGACGTTCGAGTCGCGATATACCTCGCCCGGCGCGACCTCGTG contains:
- a CDS encoding ABC transporter permease; amino-acid sequence: MRRALRLIFRRAQIAEAVDDELAFHLDMRTQRLIACGMAPEAARREALRQFGDIDSVRSDCVTFDEERERTMRRRNYSEELRQDIAYAIRTLRRNAGFSLVVVLTLALGIGANTAIFTLIDSVLLRPLEVPRPEQLVAIGNPSRTGGVSQGGPRLDLISYPMYQTFQQRATMFQGMLASGRVDQMDLVVDGRAPEHPRARYVSGNYFRVLGVPVALGRPFGKAEDAGPGASPVIVISYDYWMRRFAGDRSVIGKKLSINDVPMTVIGVAREGYRGEIVGTSYDVWLPITMQPVLAPHGKWLDDWTTSWLLLLGRLVPGATVEQAHAAMTPIARQAFLDHVGAFRYSPPANIVAAARTDTVPVSSGSRGFSRVRRDFHEPLLILMAGVGLLLLIVCANVANLLLARAVARGREMAVRLALGSGRARLVRQLLTESLILGLLGAAGGLLVASWGSRLLVTLAADGGTIPLDLSADLPVLGFTLLLSLAAVAFFGLAPALRASRIDLATTMRAQSRALGAGFGTATGRRMPIAKLLIVGQVALSVVLLTGAALLVRSLRALENQPMGLDREHLLIVDIPVGERGYVGARRGALVMDLASRFGSIPGVEGVSYSENGIFSGTESESDVSVEGFTARSAQDSASNYDQVGPRYAAAIGARVLQGRDMAAQDGEHGRVALVNESFARFYFRDRAALGKFFRADTVPIQIVGVINDVRDHTDNLRTPPARRFYLPYLHPQDEPIAARFEIRTRGEPARIGPEVRRIVSAADAHLSIDIDPLTVLVRSTVREERLLARLALGFGLGALLLAAIGLYGVMTYSVTRRTAEIGLRVALGAQREAVIGLVVGDALRVVLIGFVVGLPVALGALRLLGAELHGVEATDPLSIATALSVLLVSAVVAVLLPAFRASRVSPIVALREE
- a CDS encoding DUF2214 family protein; translation: MLRLLLAALHLIALGIGLGAVWARGNALSRPLDRAAMVRAFRADTWWGTAAVLWIVTGLWRLLAGTEKATSYYIHNDAFFTKMTFLVIILLLEAGPMITLIRWRQIAGRGTSAWNPNPAAARRIARVSYIEAALVIAMVFAAVAMARGYGSRG
- a CDS encoding serine hydrolase domain-containing protein, translated to MIPRRLLLLGLIAPSLLSAQQAPARDQWSSVRDTIHALMTRANVPSVAVAVARGHKIIWEEGFGWADRERMIRATPNTMYSLASISKPMTATGLLTLVERGKIDLDKPANDYLGVGKLTGLAGDASGATVRRVMSHTAGLPLHYQFYYANQTYPVVSNDETIARYGILVNPPGEVYEYSNLGYGIVDQIISRSSGQDYADFMRVNVFVPLGLTHTSVGIAPGLEAYAAQRYDFKQRAIPFYDFDHRGASAIFSSAHDLVRFGMFHLKDHLADQRAILKDSTLTAMEQPVAPANYGLGWIIDERGGLKVVSHTGGMPGVQTGLTLYPAEDVAIVVLINAVADAPKVTREIERIVLPKYAEAARLAQTPPPAKVAFQPPNELVGEWSGTIRTWDRSIPLTVAIRPDGDVHVHVEGQLEALLNDAKWEKNELTGRFAGTIPTSDASRWPHEIVLSLRLRNGALSGMAAAVTTTDPVYFALTSYASLTKKVAAK
- a CDS encoding M1 family metallopeptidase, whose product is MRSPRAALLLFPLFLTSPSALRGQMPQGAAAVADTSPFRALTLPSPNEYRSGSGRPGPRYWQQRVDYRITATLDPARNEVRGSETIHYTNNSPDALPYIWVYLEQNICAPNSITNLLNQPPLVFLGSSFDFSCQGFNGGLMLDSGSARGAVFGTTMRIDLATRLAAGASTDLRFAWHFGVPAQGGGRMGHDGPLYEIAQWYPRVAVYDDVRGWNHEPYIGAGEFYLEYGRFDVALTLPASYIVAATGRLANPEQVLTSTQRSRLTSARRSKKPVAIITREEAGRADRTRPTTQGSLTWHFTADSVRDFAFAAGPDFRWDATSYDGILIETLYRPTADKWEEAIRMAHDAIKYFSDQWYRYPYSHATTVEGPIEGMEYPMLTFVPNSPTREDQQWALSHEFGHEWFPMIVGSNERLYPWMDEGFNTFIDLAGAAKYFAGTPYGDSIEVHPLHLYGDHAQPGNEQPLIEKPVEVRDLFWGGYQKPALMMQLLRYEVLGKDRFDAAFREYIRTWAFKHPTPTDFFHLMRDESGMELDWFWRDWIFTTSRLDQGVDSVSNGVIHLANRGTMVMPAELAITFADGTRSTVRLPVEMWNLGSRFDYRVPERKPVRRVEVDPRHALPDVDRSNNVWPRS
- a CDS encoding amidohydrolase family protein — encoded protein: MSRSVLVFAICFAALLSRAVAAQAPVDSALVTYIASIRAIDNHAHPMRPVQPGEPADSEFDALPLDGIPPFPLPWRLRLENPEWRAAESSLFDIPNTGSDESFRSTLHSRRAEELRARGENYPSWVLDRAGIDVMLANRVAVGPGLTPPRFRWVAFDDALMLPLDPRGEAARTPDTRTLYPKEQTLLRRYLRGLHLTKLPATLDTYVANVLRPTIVRQHREGAIAVKFEAAYLRPLDFGDANVADARRIYARYISAGVPTHAEYKTLQDYLFKEIAREAGRQGMPVHIHTLDTFGGFYSARGSAPHQLEPTFNDSTLRGTSFVMIHGGWPLYAQTQSMLSKPNVYADISMMVLVAEPRELANTLRSWLTAWPEKVLFGTDAFDGGPDQGWEEGVWLGASTARRALAMALTGMMRDGEIDRPRAEALARMVLRENAAKLYGTSLASR